One genomic region from Microcystis panniformis FACHB-1757 encodes:
- a CDS encoding DUF6825 family protein produces MTNPVIHAFFLGRAIAEVVSEQLEDAFTNALSELGKFDAEQRENLRQFVEEVQMRADRAMEKGVYTETDSSGSSSADVQENIDEMRAEIAQLRSELKNYQN; encoded by the coding sequence ATGACTAACCCCGTTATTCACGCCTTTTTCCTCGGACGAGCGATCGCTGAAGTGGTCAGTGAACAGCTAGAAGATGCGTTCACCAACGCTTTAAGCGAATTAGGCAAATTTGATGCCGAACAACGGGAAAACCTGCGGCAATTCGTCGAAGAAGTGCAAATGAGAGCCGATCGAGCCATGGAAAAGGGAGTATATACTGAGACAGACTCCAGTGGTTCCTCCAGTGCCGATGTGCAGGAAAACATCGACGAAATGCGGGCCGAAATCGCCCAATTGCGCTCGGAACTAAAAAACTACCAGAATTAA